The proteins below come from a single Mytilus edulis chromosome 5, xbMytEdul2.2, whole genome shotgun sequence genomic window:
- the LOC139525130 gene encoding ras-related protein Ral-A-like: MHFIDTTTCVLSEQLSSVIRKEAQSEPNYRTSSLKKKNKHSYEVINKDLRNINSNLPMDTLPRYYNVLHVNDTKQQFKRRSFDITSDELLNDSLPFRCRQSSGSSVSSNYRSRLTSDASNASSNSSSWSCSSSYSTGYYRVPIMGAHGVGKTTIENRFMSSEYMLHNESITDEFDNRTLTVVVDNEESTMEFIDFLSTDDDDLSADAYVVVFSVHDSDSFSIAEGFLQYLRNELYSDRPIILVANKIDLVRKRQVTKEEARQLAEEFECKYIETSAVLNHKVDELLVGLLKQIKLKLNPDAIQKAAILTQGTGKKHSLFKGAKRLFSKILRRSSKPFSQCENLFDL, translated from the exons ATGCATTTTATTGATACAACTACATGTGTCCTCTCGGAACAGTTATCATCAGTTATAAGGAAAGAAGCACAATCGGAACCGAATTATCGTACTAGTTCTTTGAAGAAAAAGAACAAGCATTCATATGAAGTTATAAACAAAGATTTGCGGAATATAAATTCTAATCTTCCTATGGACACATTACCAAGATATTATAATGTCTTGCATGTGAATGACACAAAACAGCAATTTAAAAGACGGTCTTTTGATATAACATCAGATGAACTTTTAAATGACAGTCTTCCATTCCGTTGTAGACAGAGCAGTGGTTCGTCAGTGTCATCTAACTATAGATCAAGACTTACAAGTGATGCTTCTAATGCAAGTTCGAATTCTTCTTCTTGGAGTTGTTCATCATCTTATTCAACTGGATACTACAGGGTACCAATTATGGGAGCTCATGGTGTTGGTAAAACAACTATAGAGAATCGGTTTATGAGCTCGGAGTACATGTTGCATAATGAATCAATTACTG ATGAATTTGACAACAGAACACTTACCGTTGTTGTCGACAATGAGGAATCAACAATGGAATTTATAGATTTTCTATCCACTGAT GACGATGATTTATCAGCGGATGCCTATGTTGTTGTGTTTTCCGTCCATGATAGCGATTCTTTCTCAATAGCAGAGGGTTTTCTACAATATCTACGGAATGAACTCTATAGTGATAGACCAATAATATTAGTTGCCAACAAAATCGATTTAGTCAGGAAACGACAAGTTACCAAAGAAG AAGCACGTCAGCTTGCAGAAGAATTTGAATGTAAATACATCGAAACATCAGCTGTGTTAAACCACAAAGTTGACGAGCTACTAGTTGGactgttaaaacaaataaaactgaaGCTGAACCCAGACGCAATTCAAAAAGCAGCTATTTTGACACAAGGCACAGGAAAAAAACATTCTCTATTTAAAGGAGCAAAAAGACTGTTCAGTAAAATCTTAAGACGTTCATCAAAACCGTTTTCACAATGTGAAAATCTATTTGACCTATGA